In the Chloroflexota bacterium genome, GTTTCGGTCTGAGCGAATACTTGGTCAATTCTTCCGGCGTCATTTCCAACACGGTCTTTACCATACCAACCCCTACGCGCTAGCCGCGCGCTTGCGCGACATCATGCGCCACGCGAAAAATACGATGACGAACACGAGCAAAATTCCAATTATCGCCGGCACAATCAACGCGATGAGTGTCACGCCGGTCGAAACGATATCTTCGCCGACGCTGACGAACGCGTTGCCCAAACCGCCGGTGCTCGCAGTGACGACAGGACGCGCGGTCGCTTTTGCCGCGTGCACGCCGAAAGCGAGGACCAACCCAAGAATCACGGCGATGACCGGATGCAGGTTGATTGCGTTCGTGCTTGCCGCGAACATCAGCGCGCCCGCGGCAGGGCGGACGAACGTTTGAATCGCGTCGTTCAGCGAATCGGCGGCAGGAATCTTATCCACGACGACTTCAATCGCGAGCAGAATCACGAGCGCGACGATCACCCACTCGTTCGCGAGAATATCGAATGGGGGATTCAACTGGACGAGTCCGGTAAAGCGCGCGGCAAGCGCGACGATGAGCAGTGGGATGTAGGCGTTCAAGCCAGACGCGGACGACAATCCGAATGCCGTCAGAATGTGTGAAATAATCGAAAGCATACGCGATGTTTGACCTCGCGCGACAATTATACCATAAAACGCGT is a window encoding:
- a CDS encoding DUF4126 domain-containing protein — protein: MLSIISHILTAFGLSSASGLNAYIPLLIVALAARFTGLVQLNPPFDILANEWVIVALVILLAIEVVVDKIPAADSLNDAIQTFVRPAAGALMFAASTNAINLHPVIAVILGLVLAFGVHAAKATARPVVTASTGGLGNAFVSVGEDIVSTGVTLIALIVPAIIGILLVFVIVFFAWRMMSRKRAASA